A part of Methanomassiliicoccales archaeon genomic DNA contains:
- a CDS encoding nucleic acid-binding protein produces the protein MKRKVVLDTSALFSMEDIPTGIEAYTTYAVLEELDKYGDRRAAFLEHKLKVASPSFSSMVPVEEAARTTGDMSRLSPTDRELIALALEIGGEIWTDDYSIQNVSEVLAVPYRPIGAGGIKKVIKWKHRCSGCGKVYQDDLPDCPICGGQLKTYKGKRK, from the coding sequence ATGAAAAGAAAGGTCGTTCTGGACACCTCTGCCCTCTTCTCGATGGAGGACATCCCAACAGGGATCGAGGCATATACCACCTATGCGGTGCTTGAGGAGCTTGATAAGTACGGTGACAGGAGGGCAGCATTCCTAGAGCACAAGCTGAAGGTGGCATCTCCCTCTTTTTCATCGATGGTGCCTGTAGAGGAGGCGGCAAGGACGACAGGTGATATGTCCAGACTTTCTCCTACTGACCGAGAGCTCATCGCCCTGGCGCTTGAGATCGGGGGAGAGATATGGACAGATGATTATTCGATACAGAATGTCTCAGAGGTCCTTGCGGTGCCTTATCGTCCGATCGGGGCCGGAGGGATCAAGAAGGTGATAAAATGGAAACATCGATGTTCTGGATGCGGCAAGGTCTATCAGGACGACCTCCCTGATTGTCCGATATGCGGGGGCCAGCTCAAGACCTACAAGGGCAAGAGAAAATAG
- a CDS encoding 7-cyano-7-deazaguanine synthase, with protein MKVVALLSGGIDSPVAAYMMARQGVEVMALHMDNRPYSSEGSVIKAARLAKIVGSSSGGKVDFYFAPHGRNQEINSRMCTRSYQCVLCKRLMLKVAKAVALRYGAVAIVTGESLGQVASQTLQNIRSEQAGLGFPVLRPLIGLDKLEIEAIAKRIGTYEVSISGIEGKACTVLPDHVVTMASEENVISEEAKVDIEEMISYAVNNMKDIRALDTSNS; from the coding sequence ATGAAGGTAGTTGCGCTATTGTCCGGCGGCATCGATTCGCCGGTCGCGGCATACATGATGGCGCGCCAGGGCGTTGAGGTCATGGCCCTTCATATGGACAACAGGCCTTACTCGTCTGAGGGGAGCGTCATAAAGGCTGCAAGGTTGGCCAAGATCGTCGGCAGTTCCTCCGGTGGAAAAGTGGATTTCTATTTCGCCCCGCATGGAAGGAACCAGGAGATCAATTCCCGCATGTGCACCAGGTCCTATCAGTGCGTCCTTTGCAAGAGATTGATGCTGAAGGTGGCCAAGGCGGTGGCACTGAGGTACGGTGCGGTTGCGATAGTCACGGGAGAATCGCTCGGCCAGGTGGCATCTCAGACCCTTCAGAACATCAGGTCTGAACAGGCCGGTCTTGGCTTCCCTGTGCTAAGGCCTTTGATAGGTCTTGACAAGCTTGAGATTGAGGCGATAGCTAAGAGGATCGGCACCTACGAGGTCTCGATCTCAGGGATAGAAGGGAAGGCCTGTACGGTCCTGCCCGACCACGTGGTGACCATGGCATCTGAGGAGAATGTCATATCTGAGGAGGCGAAGGTGGACATCGAGGAGATGATCTCCTATGCCGTCAACAACATGAAGGACATCAGAGCTCTGGATACATCGAACAGCTGA
- a CDS encoding exosome complex RNA-binding protein Csl4 produces the protein MPGEEVAEVEEYIPSEGTYEEDGKIYAALYGELELDNEERTATVKAKNPMTNLKQGDHVFCVVTDVRASMAICDVVAVEGKKREITGDTNGTIHVSKMSQDYVQDATKEMRPSDIIRAKVLQTRPSIQLTTAGPHLGVIKALCRKCRHPLLRTEKGLYCNNCERSDYRKLADDYASVEF, from the coding sequence ATTCCCGGCGAGGAGGTCGCCGAGGTAGAAGAATATATCCCATCAGAGGGGACGTACGAAGAGGACGGTAAGATCTATGCCGCCCTATATGGAGAGCTTGAGCTCGACAACGAGGAAAGGACGGCAACGGTCAAGGCAAAGAACCCAATGACCAATCTGAAGCAAGGGGACCACGTCTTCTGCGTCGTCACGGACGTCCGAGCATCCATGGCGATATGCGACGTTGTCGCCGTGGAAGGGAAAAAGCGAGAGATCACCGGGGACACCAACGGCACGATCCATGTATCAAAGATGTCGCAGGACTATGTCCAGGATGCCACAAAAGAGATGAGGCCGAGCGACATAATAAGAGCAAAGGTCCTACAGACAAGGCCATCGATCCAGCTCACAACGGCCGGGCCCCATCTTGGCGTCATCAAGGCCCTTTGCAGGAAGTGCAGGCATCCCCTGCTCAGAACGGAGAAGGGCCTATACTGCAACAATTGCGAGAGGTCGGACTATAGGAAGCTCGCCGATGATTATGCCTCGGTGGAGTTCTGA
- a CDS encoding methyltransferase produces the protein MKKKELEMELQKVRPFVRPRADLEQYPTSATIAAEMVFTAYARGDIEGRTVLDLGCGTGVLSVGAALMGATRVIGVELDEGALAIARDNALAAGVEIELMKGDVGCFQGRVDTVLQNPPFGSQNRNADRPFLDKAMAVADVVYSLHMSETIGFLAQYASERGFVIEFQKRFKFDIPHTFAFHRKSRKSFDVSFLCFRRCGEPL, from the coding sequence ATGAAAAAGAAAGAGCTGGAAATGGAATTGCAAAAGGTGAGGCCCTTCGTGCGTCCCAGGGCGGACCTCGAGCAATACCCCACATCGGCCACTATAGCCGCCGAGATGGTCTTCACCGCATATGCCAGAGGCGATATCGAAGGCAGAACGGTCCTGGACCTCGGATGCGGTACCGGGGTCTTGTCGGTCGGCGCCGCCCTTATGGGGGCGACCAGGGTCATCGGTGTCGAATTGGACGAAGGGGCACTCGCCATCGCGAGGGACAACGCCCTGGCCGCCGGGGTGGAGATCGAACTGATGAAGGGGGATGTGGGATGCTTCCAGGGCAGGGTGGATACAGTATTGCAGAACCCACCTTTCGGCTCTCAGAACCGCAATGCGGACAGGCCGTTCCTCGACAAGGCCATGGCCGTCGCCGACGTGGTCTATTCATTGCATATGAGCGAGACCATCGGTTTCCTGGCGCAATATGCCAGCGAGAGAGGGTTCGTGATAGAGTTCCAGAAAAGGTTTAAATTTGACATCCCTCATACATTCGCGTTCCACAGGAAATCAAGGAAGAGCTTTGACGTTTCGTTCCTATGTTTCCGCAGATGCGGTGAGCCATTATGA
- a CDS encoding helix-turn-helix domain-containing protein: MSSNRMTFVPQLPDLDKIRQMRKRLNLSQRELASLAGVSQSLIAKIERGSIDPSYSNVRKILYAFEDVIRKRKTEGVRSGGQLTVGDLATKGVVSVSPDQTIGEATEKMMKGRFTQLPVMVGEKVVGALTDDRLRDYTIEATKNRTKTYEEVMRTRVEEMMGEPFPILSEDTPIDVASLHLQREEAILISRKGAIVGILTSADFLNLGLNQ, encoded by the coding sequence ATGTCGTCCAACAGAATGACCTTTGTGCCTCAGCTCCCGGACCTGGACAAGATAAGGCAGATGAGGAAAAGGCTCAACCTTTCCCAAAGGGAACTGGCAAGCCTCGCGGGGGTGAGCCAATCCCTCATCGCAAAGATAGAGAGAGGGAGCATCGACCCATCATATAGCAATGTGAGGAAGATCCTTTACGCATTCGAGGACGTGATAAGGAAGAGGAAGACAGAGGGCGTGAGGTCGGGCGGTCAGCTCACGGTCGGGGACCTTGCTACAAAGGGTGTGGTCAGCGTCTCTCCTGACCAGACCATCGGTGAGGCGACGGAGAAAATGATGAAGGGCCGCTTCACGCAACTGCCGGTCATGGTCGGAGAGAAGGTCGTAGGGGCCCTCACCGATGACAGGCTCAGGGATTATACCATAGAGGCCACCAAAAACAGGACAAAGACCTATGAAGAGGTCATGCGGACAAGGGTCGAGGAGATGATGGGAGAGCCGTTCCCGATCCTCAGCGAGGACACACCGATCGATGTGGCATCTCTCCACCTTCAAAGGGAGGAGGCCATCCTAATTTCGAGGAAGGGCGCCATCGTGGGGATCCTTACGAGCGCGGACTTCCTGAACCTGGGCCTGAACCAATGA
- a CDS encoding FMN-binding glutamate synthase family protein has protein sequence MPERFVPVINYNTCRVCKRCVNECSYQALDFKDGKVVPAGGCVACGRCISVCPASSMEIRTVPSQFPPHGNWTERIRRGIYAQAGSGGVLLSSCGTDGDHPVIFDDLLLDAAQVTNPSIDPLREPVETVTLLGGRPGKVDVSENGVMRLEGGEKPIVVMDMPLMIGHISLGSVSYNTQKSFFMAAKELNIIAGSGEGGLHPDFYQYADHICTEIASGRFGINPEYLKKAAAVEIKIGQGAKPGHGGHLPGEKVTPLISQTRMIPLGTDALSPYPHHDIYSIEDLAQLISVTKEAVEYNKPVGVKIAAVHNVAAIASGVVRAGADFITIDGFKGGTGSSMRVIRDHAGLPIEVAVAVVDKRLTDEGLRNRVTVCAGGGVRCSADMIKVLALGADVAMVSTAPMVALGCRVCQQCHRGLCSWGIATQREDLMQRLDPEVGAQRVVRLFSAWNEELKEVMGAMGIDSVESLVGNRDRLRYQGPNPKIAEIMGVKHIGEGWG, from the coding sequence ATGCCAGAAAGGTTCGTACCGGTCATAAACTACAACACCTGCCGCGTCTGTAAAAGATGTGTCAATGAATGCTCATATCAGGCTTTGGACTTTAAGGACGGAAAGGTGGTGCCGGCCGGTGGGTGCGTCGCATGTGGAAGATGCATCTCTGTCTGCCCAGCCAGTTCCATGGAGATAAGGACCGTGCCCAGCCAGTTCCCGCCTCATGGCAATTGGACCGAGAGGATCAGGCGAGGCATCTATGCTCAGGCAGGGAGCGGAGGGGTGCTACTCTCTTCCTGCGGGACCGATGGGGATCATCCTGTCATTTTCGATGACCTTCTCTTGGACGCGGCCCAGGTCACCAACCCCTCTATCGACCCATTGAGGGAGCCGGTGGAGACGGTAACGCTGCTCGGAGGGAGACCTGGCAAGGTCGATGTCTCAGAGAACGGGGTGATGCGCCTTGAGGGCGGTGAAAAGCCCATCGTTGTGATGGACATGCCTTTGATGATCGGGCATATTTCACTAGGTTCGGTCTCATATAACACTCAGAAGTCATTCTTTATGGCGGCAAAGGAGCTCAATATCATAGCTGGAAGCGGGGAGGGCGGTCTGCATCCAGACTTCTATCAATATGCCGACCACATCTGCACCGAGATCGCCTCTGGAAGGTTCGGTATCAATCCTGAATATCTGAAGAAGGCCGCCGCGGTGGAGATCAAGATAGGGCAGGGGGCGAAGCCGGGTCATGGCGGTCACCTTCCTGGCGAGAAGGTGACACCGCTCATATCTCAGACAAGGATGATACCCCTGGGCACGGATGCACTGTCGCCTTACCCTCACCACGACATCTACAGCATCGAGGACCTGGCACAATTGATATCGGTGACGAAGGAGGCGGTGGAGTACAATAAGCCAGTGGGTGTTAAGATCGCTGCCGTCCATAACGTCGCCGCCATCGCGTCAGGGGTCGTTAGGGCAGGTGCGGATTTCATCACTATAGACGGTTTCAAGGGAGGGACCGGCTCATCGATGAGGGTCATCAGGGACCATGCAGGTCTGCCCATCGAGGTGGCCGTGGCGGTCGTCGATAAAAGGCTCACGGACGAAGGGCTCAGGAACAGGGTCACCGTGTGCGCTGGAGGGGGTGTCCGCTGCAGCGCCGACATGATCAAGGTCCTCGCCCTCGGAGCGGACGTGGCCATGGTCTCGACCGCCCCGATGGTCGCTCTGGGATGCAGGGTATGCCAACAGTGCCACCGAGGTCTCTGCTCCTGGGGCATAGCGACCCAGAGGGAGGACCTTATGCAGCGCCTTGACCCTGAGGTAGGGGCACAGAGGGTCGTTCGACTGTTCAGTGCCTGGAACGAGGAGCTGAAAGAGGTCATGGGTGCCATGGGGATCGATTCCGTAGAAAGCCTGGTCGGTAACCGTGACAGGCTGAGATACCAAGGGCCGAACCCTAAGATAGCGGAGATCATGGGCGTCAAACATATCGGTGAGGGGTGGGGCTGA
- a CDS encoding Lrp/AsnC family transcriptional regulator — protein MVNVDPMNKRILRLLAADGKMTYNDIAKKLRRSPSTVRDRIRRLEDDKVILGYFAVVNNERMGIKADAIVLAKLKEGKGVEDLRKMKQVTGVKELLQVSGPRRVLIRVNAVDNRALEETVFQHLVPMGLCDVELRIVLESVQGQASF, from the coding sequence ATGGTCAACGTCGATCCGATGAACAAAAGGATCCTACGGTTGCTGGCGGCCGATGGGAAGATGACCTATAATGATATAGCGAAGAAGCTTCGCCGCTCCCCCTCGACTGTACGTGACAGGATAAGGCGTCTTGAGGATGACAAGGTCATACTAGGATATTTTGCAGTGGTCAACAACGAGCGGATGGGCATTAAGGCTGACGCCATAGTGTTGGCGAAGCTCAAAGAGGGCAAAGGGGTCGAGGACCTTAGGAAGATGAAGCAGGTGACGGGTGTCAAGGAGCTCCTCCAGGTAAGCGGTCCCAGGAGGGTGCTGATAAGGGTCAATGCGGTGGACAACAGGGCCCTTGAGGAGACGGTCTTCCAACATCTCGTACCTATGGGGCTGTGCGATGTGGAGCTACGAATAGTCCTCGAATCCGTCCAGGGACAGGCGTCCTTCTGA
- a CDS encoding heme-binding protein, translating to MELFIMVERAHYEILGRIGELEVRRYPELVTAKVFGMSENVAFSLLFDYISGNNRSRAKVEMVSPVHSEVTGMRVPMTAPVVDEDGGMAFILQAGITIESAPRPLDERVKLLKVPSRTLAVLRFKGVADQRRVDEMTGKMLGDLAKANIVIKGRPILMRYDPPFKPGFLRRNEVAVEIGW from the coding sequence GTGGAGTTGTTCATCATGGTCGAGCGGGCGCACTATGAGATACTTGGTAGGATCGGTGAGCTTGAGGTCAGAAGATATCCTGAGCTTGTGACCGCCAAGGTCTTCGGGATGAGCGAGAATGTTGCCTTCTCCCTTCTGTTCGATTACATCTCTGGCAACAACAGATCGAGGGCAAAGGTCGAGATGGTCTCACCGGTCCATTCGGAGGTGACGGGCATGAGGGTGCCCATGACGGCGCCGGTGGTCGACGAGGATGGGGGTATGGCCTTCATCCTTCAGGCCGGCATAACTATAGAGAGCGCACCTCGACCGCTAGATGAAAGGGTCAAGCTTCTCAAGGTCCCCTCACGGACCTTGGCCGTATTAAGGTTCAAGGGCGTCGCAGACCAAAGGAGGGTGGACGAGATGACCGGAAAGATGTTGGGGGACCTTGCAAAGGCCAACATTGTGATCAAAGGGCGCCCCATCCTTATGCGCTATGACCCTCCTTTCAAACCTGGTTTTCTCAGGAGGAACGAGGTCGCGGTCGAGATCGGATGGTGA
- a CDS encoding HEAT repeat domain-containing protein: MDPEIGTINQDLRSGDRETILRALAALSSVVKDGRMDISSIGPLNDLLMSEDQEIKKEALLILGKHALKKVGDGSSIPILHELLRDKDPEVRENAAWALGEMAGFEVCELCTPYYLTFLLKDETAEVRAMAAWALGRFAERVGVGRNDSLALLKTLLNDESQLVRKGAEWAISRFKEIGFE, from the coding sequence ATGGACCCGGAAATCGGAACGATCAACCAAGACCTCAGGTCAGGGGACAGGGAGACGATCTTGAGGGCCCTGGCCGCGCTCTCATCGGTGGTCAAGGACGGGCGCATGGACATCTCCTCCATCGGGCCGTTGAACGACCTTTTGATGAGCGAGGACCAGGAGATCAAGAAAGAGGCCCTTCTCATCTTAGGGAAGCACGCGCTCAAGAAGGTCGGGGACGGGTCTTCAATACCTATCTTGCATGAGCTGTTGAGGGACAAGGACCCCGAGGTGCGGGAGAACGCCGCCTGGGCATTGGGAGAGATGGCAGGGTTCGAGGTCTGTGAGCTATGCACACCATATTATCTGACATTCCTTTTGAAGGACGAGACCGCCGAGGTAAGGGCCATGGCAGCGTGGGCATTGGGAAGGTTCGCCGAGAGGGTGGGCGTAGGCAGGAACGATTCCTTGGCCCTTCTCAAAACGCTACTAAACGACGAAAGCCAGCTTGTCAGAAAAGGTGCTGAGTGGGCCATCTCAAGGTTCAAAGAGATAGGTTTCGAGTGA
- a CDS encoding helix-turn-helix domain-containing protein has product MTSNIEARIKVDEGSSFHIFTAQHPDCRINYWCNEVSCVMLVESKDVEDIEDFERELGFCSKNIKKARQGARLEIMYELNTPKKESINEIITRSDCWYLQPVVLERGWEHFTVYALKKSDIERLVRAAKEKGIKIELLSIREKEINDLCNGSLIPASSLHQDITKRQLDLLRLAYDEGYFDQPARITADELAAKVGLSRSTLAEHLRKAEYRLLRNALPAMLVTKSP; this is encoded by the coding sequence ATGACGTCGAACATCGAGGCAAGGATCAAGGTCGATGAAGGTTCCTCTTTCCATATATTCACCGCACAGCACCCCGATTGCCGTATCAACTATTGGTGCAACGAGGTCAGCTGTGTCATGCTGGTCGAATCGAAGGATGTGGAGGACATAGAGGATTTTGAAAGGGAACTGGGGTTCTGTTCCAAGAACATCAAGAAGGCCAGACAGGGGGCCCGGTTAGAGATAATGTATGAACTGAACACGCCCAAGAAAGAGAGCATCAACGAGATCATCACACGCTCTGACTGCTGGTATCTCCAGCCTGTTGTGCTGGAGAGGGGATGGGAACATTTCACAGTATATGCTCTGAAAAAATCAGACATAGAGAGATTGGTGAGGGCGGCGAAGGAAAAGGGGATCAAGATAGAGCTATTGTCCATCAGAGAGAAGGAGATAAACGACCTCTGCAACGGCTCCCTCATACCGGCGAGCTCCCTTCATCAGGACATAACAAAGAGGCAGTTGGACCTCCTCAGGCTAGCATACGATGAGGGGTATTTCGACCAACCCGCCAGAATCACTGCCGATGAGCTGGCGGCCAAGGTCGGCCTATCAAGGTCTACCCTCGCCGAGCACCTGAGGAAAGCAGAGTACCGCCTTCTTAGGAACGCACTGCCTGCCATGCTCGTGACAAAGTCCCCATGA
- a CDS encoding SLC13/DASS family transporter, which produces MAPVYHPSAEDLKLPVRHFISFLNSIPPRRLMLISIIIPFLLLTAISLAPLGLNDEMRYSLAILVCVSTLWTFGMVPLAVTALLVPVLLVGFGIFSPKEALSPFADPVVYLLVGGLIIAETFRRNGMDKRLAYYLVHAAGGDLKRTTVALMATAAILSMWISNTATVALLIPVVTSVASQAGNDSRKVAGFLLISVSMATAFGSLSTIVGSPTNAITSGLLAKEISWTFIDWAVIGVPVALMSLLLALLLLPKVLRPPKKRLDIAEVDRMREKLGPVGHMEKAILVVFSFTILAWMFGEDIADVLGIPGGLMNSGIIALMSAVVMFLIGAVRWEDAKNIAWDVFLIIGAGLALGEALEKTGTAQWMGDAVSSFSGGSPLLITMLIFALITFLLTSILSNTATAAILVPIAISTSRSLDIEPTYLALVVGMVASISLVTPVGTPPVTLAFSTGTFSRADLARSGLAVGLPVMLLIVLTVYMFVLVGIL; this is translated from the coding sequence ATGGCCCCTGTGTACCATCCGTCCGCCGAGGACCTGAAGCTGCCGGTCCGTCACTTCATCTCATTTCTTAACAGCATACCGCCGAGAAGGTTGATGTTGATATCGATCATCATACCGTTCCTGTTGCTCACAGCGATATCGCTGGCGCCTCTCGGTCTCAATGATGAGATGAGGTACTCCCTTGCCATCCTCGTTTGCGTTTCGACGTTATGGACCTTCGGGATGGTCCCTTTGGCAGTGACAGCCCTTCTCGTGCCGGTGCTTCTGGTCGGTTTTGGGATCTTCTCCCCAAAGGAAGCGCTTTCGCCGTTCGCCGACCCCGTGGTGTACCTGTTGGTCGGCGGATTGATCATCGCCGAGACCTTCCGACGCAACGGGATGGACAAGCGCCTCGCCTATTACCTGGTCCATGCAGCAGGAGGGGACCTCAAGAGAACGACCGTAGCCCTCATGGCCACCGCTGCCATCCTTTCCATGTGGATATCTAATACGGCGACCGTCGCCCTCCTCATCCCGGTCGTGACATCGGTGGCATCTCAGGCAGGGAACGATAGCAGGAAGGTCGCTGGGTTCCTTTTGATATCGGTGAGCATGGCGACCGCATTCGGCAGTCTGTCGACGATAGTGGGCTCTCCGACGAACGCAATAACCTCTGGGCTTTTGGCAAAGGAGATCAGCTGGACATTCATAGATTGGGCGGTCATAGGCGTGCCCGTCGCGTTGATGTCCTTGCTCTTGGCGTTACTCCTGCTGCCAAAGGTCCTTCGTCCGCCGAAGAAAAGGCTGGACATCGCTGAGGTCGATAGGATGAGGGAGAAGCTCGGCCCCGTCGGACATATGGAAAAGGCCATCCTGGTGGTTTTCTCGTTCACTATACTGGCATGGATGTTCGGAGAGGACATCGCTGATGTCCTGGGCATACCTGGCGGCCTCATGAACTCTGGCATAATCGCGCTGATGTCAGCGGTGGTCATGTTCCTCATAGGGGCTGTGCGTTGGGAAGATGCGAAGAACATCGCATGGGATGTTTTCCTCATCATCGGGGCCGGTCTTGCGCTCGGCGAGGCATTGGAAAAGACAGGTACCGCCCAATGGATGGGCGATGCGGTCTCATCATTTTCGGGAGGAAGTCCATTGCTCATCACCATGTTGATCTTCGCCCTCATAACGTTCCTTTTGACGAGCATTCTGTCGAACACCGCGACGGCCGCGATCCTTGTGCCGATCGCTATATCGACCTCCAGGTCCCTGGACATCGAACCTACCTATCTGGCCTTGGTCGTAGGTATGGTCGCATCGATCTCCCTGGTGACTCCGGTCGGCACTCCGCCAGTGACGCTCGCGTTCTCCACAGGGACATTCTCAAGGGCCGACCTGGCAAGGTCTGGTCTCGCGGTCGGTCTCCCGGTCATGCTCCTGATAGTCCTAACGGTCTATATGTTCGTCCTGGTGGGCATATTGTGA
- a CDS encoding NAD-dependent epimerase/dehydratase family protein encodes MGEGPKRVLVTGATGQIGSELVPELRKRYGGQNVIAAGHRRRPSEEMLRSGPYIELDLTDRAAVMEAVKGHDIEVVYHLAAILSGIGEKDPMYAWNVNMSSLVNMLEACRTCRCEKMFWPSSIAVFGPSSPRLNTPQDAVLLPTSMYGVTKVSGELLCNYYHSKFGLDVRSVRFPGIISSETLPGGGTTDYAVEIFHHAIRNGRYKCFVRKDTVLPMLYMPDCIKCTLGIMEAPAEKVRRHDGYNVTGMSFSVEELVEEIRKHIPDLEVTYEPDHRQTIADSWPMSLDDSAARRDWGWSPDYDLSRMTRDMIERLTFGLRRKG; translated from the coding sequence ATGGGCGAAGGTCCGAAGAGGGTATTGGTCACTGGCGCCACTGGTCAGATCGGTTCAGAGCTTGTCCCAGAACTTAGGAAAAGATATGGAGGCCAGAATGTCATAGCCGCAGGTCACCGCAGGAGGCCGAGCGAGGAGATGCTGAGGTCAGGCCCCTACATCGAGCTTGACCTGACGGACCGGGCCGCGGTGATGGAGGCGGTGAAGGGCCACGACATCGAGGTCGTATATCACCTTGCTGCGATCCTTTCAGGTATTGGGGAGAAGGACCCCATGTACGCCTGGAATGTGAACATGAGCTCCCTCGTCAACATGTTGGAGGCGTGCAGGACCTGCAGGTGCGAGAAGATGTTCTGGCCTTCCTCGATCGCGGTCTTTGGGCCGAGCTCCCCGCGCCTGAACACGCCACAGGACGCTGTCCTCCTTCCGACGTCCATGTATGGGGTCACAAAGGTATCGGGGGAGCTCCTCTGCAACTATTATCACTCGAAGTTCGGTCTGGATGTCCGTTCGGTAAGATTCCCCGGGATCATAAGCTCAGAGACCCTTCCAGGTGGGGGCACCACAGACTACGCTGTTGAGATATTCCATCATGCCATCAGGAATGGGAGGTACAAATGCTTCGTGAGGAAGGACACCGTTCTTCCCATGCTTTACATGCCAGATTGCATCAAGTGCACATTAGGGATAATGGAAGCCCCTGCAGAAAAGGTCCGCAGACATGACGGCTACAACGTCACTGGAATGAGCTTCTCGGTCGAGGAGCTTGTGGAAGAGATAAGAAAACACATACCTGATCTCGAGGTGACCTATGAGCCGGACCATCGTCAGACCATAGCGGACAGCTGGCCGATGTCGCTGGACGATTCGGCCGCGAGAAGGGACTGGGGATGGTCCCCTGATTATGACCTTTCTCGGATGACAAGGGACATGATAGAGAGATTGACCTTTGGATTGAGGAGAAAGGGTTAA
- a CDS encoding glycine C-acetyltransferase, with amino-acid sequence MRDPTSFLRQEYEELVRNDLDWKLRELQGPSTPWCMVDGKRMLMFCSNNYLSLSNHPRVKEAAIEAIRTHGAGSGSVRPIAGTMDLHLELERRLAKFKGAEASLVYQTGFAANAGLIPQLVGKGDLIISDELNHGSIIDGVRLSSAERAIFKHADVADLKMKLEEAEKKSAPPRRILIITDGVFSMDGDIAPLPEIARAAREHGAMLYVDDAHGEGVLGEGGRGIVSHFKMPRDLVHVEMGTFSKAFGVVGGHISGSRDLINFALNRSRTWLLSGSHPPAVVAACIAAIDVLEKEPEHVMRLWENTRYFKNAMTSLGFDIGKSETPITPIMVGESSLAKRMSEGLMREGVFALPIIFPMVARDKARIRTIMNAALERKDVDFAIAAFEKVGRELKIL; translated from the coding sequence ATGAGGGACCCCACATCATTCTTGAGGCAGGAGTACGAAGAGCTCGTGAGGAACGACCTGGACTGGAAACTGCGCGAGCTGCAAGGACCTAGCACGCCCTGGTGCATGGTGGATGGCAAAAGGATGCTGATGTTCTGCTCTAACAACTACCTCTCGTTGAGCAACCACCCAAGGGTAAAGGAGGCGGCGATAGAGGCCATAAGGACCCATGGGGCCGGCTCGGGGTCCGTGCGACCTATCGCAGGGACCATGGACCTCCATCTGGAGCTCGAGAGGAGGCTGGCGAAGTTCAAGGGGGCGGAGGCCTCGTTGGTGTATCAGACTGGGTTCGCGGCGAACGCAGGCCTCATACCTCAGCTGGTGGGAAAGGGGGACCTTATAATAAGCGACGAGCTGAACCATGGCAGCATAATCGATGGGGTCAGACTGTCATCGGCCGAGAGGGCGATCTTCAAGCATGCTGACGTTGCTGACCTGAAGATGAAGTTAGAAGAAGCAGAGAAAAAGAGCGCTCCACCAAGGCGCATCCTTATCATAACCGATGGGGTCTTCTCGATGGACGGGGACATCGCCCCTTTGCCAGAGATCGCAAGGGCAGCGAGAGAGCATGGGGCGATGCTCTATGTTGACGATGCGCATGGGGAGGGCGTGCTCGGAGAGGGCGGACGCGGCATAGTCTCCCATTTTAAAATGCCCCGGGACCTGGTCCATGTTGAGATGGGGACGTTCTCCAAGGCCTTCGGGGTCGTAGGAGGTCATATCTCAGGGTCAAGGGACCTCATCAACTTCGCCTTGAACAGGTCGAGGACCTGGCTACTGAGCGGTTCGCATCCTCCCGCAGTGGTGGCCGCATGCATCGCCGCCATCGATGTGCTGGAGAAAGAGCCAGAACATGTCATGAGGCTCTGGGAGAACACCCGATATTTCAAGAATGCCATGACCTCTTTGGGCTTCGACATCGGAAAGAGCGAGACACCGATCACACCGATAATGGTCGGCGAGAGCTCGCTGGCCAAAAGGATGAGCGAAGGCCTGATGCGGGAAGGGGTCTTCGCATTGCCTATAATATTCCCTATGGTCGCCAGGGACAAGGCGAGGATAAGGACCATCATGAACGCTGCGCTGGAGCGGAAGGATGTTGATTTTGCCATCGCGGCATTTGAAAAGGTAGGAAGGGAGCTCAAGATCCTCTGA